The proteins below are encoded in one region of Methanoculleus thermophilus:
- a CDS encoding zinc ribbon-containing protein, with translation MAEPETRKTAKAGERPGPGRYICVDCGRELRIDKTDEDLVKCPTCACEMYNCFPMTHIRPDIKTPEDVMNPPKRSNE, from the coding sequence GTGGCCGAACCAGAAACCAGAAAAACAGCAAAAGCCGGTGAGCGGCCGGGTCCTGGCCGTTACATCTGCGTCGACTGCGGCCGGGAACTCCGGATCGACAAAACCGACGAGGACCTTGTCAAGTGCCCGACCTGTGCCTGCGAGATGTACAACTGCTTCCCAATGACGCATATCAGGCCGGACATAAAGACACCGGAAGATGTCATGAATCCTCCCAAAAGGTCTAACGAATGA
- a CDS encoding flavodoxin family protein: MTIDVLAFATSPRRHGNSETLLDWVLAAMAEEGAAVEKIVVPEVDIRPCHGCNLCETLNRCVQRDYMVSYVQDRIIAADCIILASPIYCMGLAAQAKALVDRAQVFRSRKYVLHLPVVPPERKGKRVGIFLATAGQNWDYVFDAAIPSVKCFFHVVDIRNKDMRYLMVNGVDEKGAIERHPTAKADAERLAREVVAHLQEVLST; this comes from the coding sequence ATGACCATAGACGTCCTCGCATTTGCGACCTCGCCCCGTCGCCATGGCAACTCCGAGACCCTTCTCGACTGGGTGCTCGCGGCGATGGCGGAGGAGGGAGCCGCAGTCGAGAAGATCGTCGTCCCCGAGGTAGATATCAGACCCTGCCACGGGTGCAACCTCTGCGAGACGCTCAATCGGTGCGTTCAGCGTGACTACATGGTAAGTTACGTCCAGGACCGGATCATCGCTGCAGACTGCATCATCCTCGCCTCCCCCATCTACTGCATGGGGCTTGCCGCGCAGGCGAAGGCGCTGGTCGACCGGGCACAGGTCTTCCGCTCCCGCAAGTACGTCCTCCACCTCCCGGTCGTCCCGCCGGAGCGGAAGGGTAAACGGGTCGGAATCTTCCTTGCGACGGCCGGGCAAAACTGGGACTATGTCTTTGATGCAGCAATTCCGTCGGTGAAATGCTTCTTTCACGTCGTCGATATCAGGAATAAGGATATGCGATACCTGATGGTGAACGGGGTCGACGAGAAGGGCGCAATCGAGCGCCACCCCACCGCGAAGGCCGATGCGGAGAGACTGGCACGGGAGGTCGTCGCACACCTGCAGGAGGTCCTTTCAACATGA
- a CDS encoding carboxymuconolactone decarboxylase family protein, with protein MGEDLKRLEEKIGKVPEIFKELKETDPDLYGKVMGLDQVVWADGALSRQTKKIIAIAIAAALRDWHAVRAQMAGAKSLGVSKEEIEEGLRVAFLLAGMPAYIHGKTALEEYLGDRQKK; from the coding sequence ATGGGAGAGGACTTAAAGAGGCTTGAAGAGAAGATCGGCAAAGTGCCCGAGATCTTTAAGGAACTCAAGGAGACGGATCCCGATCTCTATGGGAAGGTCATGGGGCTCGACCAGGTGGTCTGGGCCGACGGCGCCCTCTCAAGACAGACAAAGAAGATCATCGCGATTGCAATCGCGGCGGCCCTCCGGGACTGGCACGCCGTGCGTGCTCAGATGGCCGGCGCGAAGAGTCTCGGCGTCTCGAAGGAGGAGATCGAGGAGGGGCTTCGGGTCGCGTTCCTGCTCGCCGGGATGCCGGCATACATCCACGGTAAGACCGCGCTTGAAGAGTACCTGGGCGACCGCCAAAAGAAGTGA
- a CDS encoding desulfoferrodoxin FeS4 iron-binding domain-containing protein codes for MVNVSAKGEVYRCEICGNVVQVLEAGGGELICCGEPMVLEE; via the coding sequence ATGGTGAACGTATCAGCAAAAGGTGAGGTTTACCGCTGCGAGATCTGTGGAAACGTCGTCCAGGTCCTTGAGGCCGGCGGCGGAGAACTGATCTGCTGCGGGGAGCCGATGGTGCTCGAGGAGTGA
- a CDS encoding peroxiredoxin, whose amino-acid sequence MEPEAPLQMPVIGEKAPEFDALTTHGRLKLSDLRGKWVILFSHPADFTPVCTTEFMAFAAIAEELASMNVQLVGLSIDSVHSHLAWIRNIKEKMGVEIPFPVIADLDMQVARRYGMIHPGQSNTSTIRTVFFIDDKGIMRAMLYYPMSNGRSMPEILRLTKALQTSDKYGVATPANWQPGEKVIVPAPKTPEEIEKRMKEGYECKDWYLCFKEL is encoded by the coding sequence ATGGAGCCTGAAGCACCGCTCCAGATGCCGGTTATCGGTGAGAAAGCACCGGAGTTCGACGCACTAACCACCCATGGGCGCCTGAAACTCTCGGATCTTCGGGGGAAGTGGGTCATCCTTTTCTCTCACCCCGCTGACTTCACGCCGGTCTGCACCACGGAGTTCATGGCGTTTGCCGCGATCGCCGAGGAACTCGCAAGCATGAACGTCCAGCTCGTGGGCCTCTCGATCGACAGCGTCCACTCGCACCTGGCCTGGATCCGAAATATCAAGGAGAAGATGGGCGTCGAGATCCCGTTCCCCGTCATCGCCGATCTCGACATGCAGGTCGCCCGGCGCTACGGGATGATCCATCCGGGTCAGAGCAACACCTCGACCATCAGGACGGTCTTCTTCATCGATGACAAGGGGATCATGCGTGCCATGCTCTACTACCCGATGTCCAACGGACGGTCCATGCCGGAGATCTTAAGGCTCACAAAGGCACTCCAGACCTCGGACAAGTATGGTGTCGCGACGCCGGCGAACTGGCAGCCCGGAGAGAAGGTCATCGTCCCGGCGCCGAAGACCCCCGAAGAGATCGAGAAGCGGATGAAAGAAGGCTACGAGTGCAAAGACTGGTACCTCTGCTTCAAAGAACTCTAA